The window AAGGAAGTCACGGTCGCCGGGCACAAATTCATCGTCGAGTTCCTGGCCGAGCATGGGCTGACGCCGCAGGGCATCCGCCGCTTCTGGCTGCACCAGGCCAATGCGCGCATGAACGCGATGATCCTGAAACTGTCCTTCGGTCACGATGTCGACCACGACCGCGCGCCGATGGTGCTGGAACGCCTCGGCAACACCGCAGGCGCCGGCGCCATCGTGGCGCTGTCGGAGAACCACGCCGACATGAAGGCCGGCGATTTCGGCCTGCTCTGCGCCTTCGGCGCCGGCTATTCGATCGGCGGCGCCCTTTTGAAAATGCTTTAAATCGCCGCTATTTACGCCGGTGCGAAGGGCACCAGCATCGGCACCCGCCTGGCATAGTCGTCGTAGGCGGTGCCCAACTCGCCGCGCAGGAAGTTCTCCTCGAGCTTCGCCTTGACGACGATGCCGATGAGCAGCAAGGCGGCGCCGGCGATGCCCCAGACCGTGCCCTTGGCAGCCATGGTAGCGAGGATTGACAGCAGCAGGCCGGTGTAGATCGGATGCCTGACCAAGCCGTAGGGTCCGGTATCGACCACACGGTGATCGGCCTTGGCGGTGATGGTGCCGGACCACAGCCGGCCGAGATGCAGGCGCGCCCACCAGGCGAAAGCGATGCCGACGGCGATCAGCGCGACGCAGATCCACGCCTCTGCAAGGGTCGGCATCCAGAGCCGAAGCCTGCCGACATAGCCATGCGCCGGAACGAATAGCAGAATCGTGCCGGCCAGCCACAAAATACGATAGCTGAATTCAGCTCGAACGCCGGCGCGCTTTTGCGCCGGATCGGACCAGAAGGCGGCTGCGGCCCAGGACACGACCCAGGCCAGCCACAATGCCGCAATTGCGGATGCGGGTTGCATGATCGAACGTCCTCCCGAGTTATGGTTCAGGTTTGCCGCACGGCGGCAATGCCGCATAGCGGAAAGCGCCGGCGTTTCCGGTAAGAAAGTCGTGATCGGCCATCAGGTCGCCTGATCGGACCATCAGCGCTTTCGACTGGACCGCGCGAGGGAGGGTCTCTAGACCAGCGATATGCAGGATACGAAAACAAATCCGGACCTCTTCCCGGCGACCGAGGCTCCGACCGATATCGTCCCCGCGCGCAAAATCACCGCAAAAGCGGCGGCGCTGTATGCGGCGCCGTTCGATCATTTCGAAACCAGGCCGGTTGAGGAATTGCGGCTCGGCTTCGACGGCATCGAGGGCGACTTTCATGCCGGCGCGACGCGGCGCTCCGGTGGGCGCGAGCCCTGGTATCCGCGCGGCACCGAAATGCGCAACGAACGGCAATTGTCATTGGTGGCGGCCGACGAGCTCGCCATCGTCGCCGAGCGCATGGGACTCAAGCAGATCAAGCCGGAATGGATCGGCGCCAACCTGCTGATCGAGGGCGTGCCGCAGCTTTCCATGCTGCCGGCCGGCTCGCTTTTGTTCTTCAAGGGCGGCGTGACCATCAAGGTCGACGCGCAGAACGGGCCTTGCCGCATCGCCGGCCGCTCCATCGCCGAGAATGCCGGCATGGCCGATCACGAGGCGGGAGCGCTGCTGTTCCCGAAGGCGGCGAAACGGCTGCGCGGCCTCGTCGCCTGGGTCGAGAAGCCGGGCACGATCAAGGCCGGTGAGGAGATTTCCGTGCGCGTGCCAGAGCAGTGGATCTATCGCGGATAATCAGCGCTATTGCAGAAGGCCGCGCCGCCGTTTTGCGACGCGGCCGGATCGTACCTCAAGCCGCCTTGCGGTTCTTGTTGGCGCCCTGCGCCTTGACCGAAACATCGTCCCACTTTTCCCAGGTGGCGATGCGGTTGGCGTATTCCTGTTTGATCATCGGCAGGCCGCCGTCGCCGAAAAAGACTCTCAGCGGCGGCTCGGCTGCGTCGACGATCGCCAACATCGCGGGGCCGGTCGCCTCTGGATCGCCGGCCACCGCGCGGCTGCGGCGCTCCGCCATGGCGGCGCGGGCCGGAGCATAGGCCTCGATCTGCTTCGACACCTTGGCCGACGGGCCGGCCCAGTCGGTGGAAAAGCCACCCGGTTCGACGAGGGTCACATGAATGCCGAACTCGGCGACCTCGAGGCTGAGCGACTGGCTGAACGCCTCCAGCGCCCATTTCGAGGCATGGTAGAGGCCGAGCGAGGCGAAGGCGTTGACGCCGCCGATCGAGGAGATCTGGATGATGTGGCCCGAGTGCTGCGCCCGCATGATGGGCAAGGCGGCCTGGGTGACCCAGAGCGCGCCGAACACGTTGGTTTCGATCTGGTCGCGGGCTTCCCGCTCGCTGACTTCCTCGATGGCGCCGAAATGGCCGTAGCCGGCATTGTTGATGACGACGTCGAGCCGGCCAAAGCGCTTGTGCGCCTCGGCGATTGCGGCCTCGACGGCTTGCTTGTCGGTGACATCAAGTTTCAGAGCCGCGATCTTGTCGCCATATTTCTCGACGAGGTCGGCGAGGGTGCCGGCATCGCGAGCAGTGGCGGCGACGCGGTCGCCGCGGGCGAGCGCAGCCTCGGCCCAGACGCGGCCAAAGCCCTTCGACGATCCGGTGATGAACCAAACCTTATCTGTCATGATCGGTGTTCCTTGCCCATGGGGGCGTGATTTTTGGGGATAAGCGGAGGTATCTCCGTTTCTGCCATATATGGCGAACACCGGGTTTTTCCAGCGGCGGCGCCGGAAATATTTGGACAGCGGCGATCGAGGTCAGGAATAGCGCACTGCGCTCGACCAGGCCGGATCCTCATGTTTTTGCCAGTAGAGCCGCATCAGGCGATCGGTGATTGTGCCGACTTTGCCGTCGGCCACGGGCATGCCGTCGACCGTCGTCACCGGCATGATGCCGCCGGCAGTCGAGGTGATGAAGACTTCGTCAGCCGCCTTGAGGGCGGCGACGCTGACATCCGCGGCAATCGCGGCGAGCCCGGCTTCGGCACAAAGATCGAAGACAGTGCGGCGCGTGATGCCGGGCAGAACACCGACGGCCGGCGTCGACAGCCTGCCGTCCTTGACGCAGAACACGTTGAAGCCCGGGCCTTCGGCGACATTGCCGTTGAAGTCGAGGACGAGCGCGGTTTCGGCGCCGCGGTCATAGGCATCGTAGAGCCCACGCACCAGGTCCAGCCAATGGTAGTTCTTGATCGAGGGATCGATTGAGGCCGGCGGGATGCGCACCTTGTCGCTGATCGCGACGTGAAGGCCGCGGCGCAGTTGCTCGGCATTGGCGACCGAGCCGAAGGGGACGGCGAAGGCCATGAAGCGGTTGATCGACTGGCGCGGATCGCGGCTGAAGGTCGGCGAGGCGCCGCGCGTGCAAAGCATCTCGACATAGGCGGCGCGATGGCCGGAGAGCGCGACACAATCATGCAGGATTTCGGCGACGTGCTCACGGTCGAACGGGATCGACATGCGCAGCCGCTCCAGCCCGCCGAAGAAACGGTCGAGATGCAGGTCGAGCCGGAAGAAGCGGCCATCCCAGACATGCACCGTGTCGTAGGTGGCGTCGGAGTGCAGGAAACCCCAGTCCAGCACCGAGATCTTGGCTTGCGACATCGGCAGATATTGCCCGTCGAGAAAAGCGACGCCGCTGGGATAGGCATGCGGGTCGACATGGCGGTCCGAGAGCAGGGGCGGCGACCCGGGGGGCCTGGCGGCAGCGTTCTGGCTCATCGCGATCGTCCTCCTCGATATGACAACGCAGGCTATCGCGGCGTCCCTGATGAGATAGAGCCAGCCTGCCCGTGCTGCTTGGCCTCGGAAGCAGACCGAACAAGCATATACGGGCCAGCAGTTCTCATTCTTCCTCGTCATGTTCCTGAAGCAGCCGTGTCGCCCGCCAACGGGTGAGCACCTCGTTGGTCCGCCCAATGACGAAGAAGCGCGCCGAATCCCGGTCGTAACCTTCGGCGAGCAGCTTTTCGTAGTCGGTATGGGCGTGGCGAACATGGGCGATGGTTGCCAGCCACACGGCGATCGACGGCGGCAAGCTCTTCATATGCACCGAACCGGCGTCGGCGCGGATCTTTTCCATGTCCGCATAGGGAGCGAGCGGCAGCAATGCCGTGAGCGCCTTGGCGATGGCGCGGCGGCGGCCGGTCGGCGCGCTCATTTTTCGTCGCGCCCGGCAATGGTCGCGTCGGGGAAAGCGTCGGTCGAGGCATAATAGGGTTTTACGTCGATGACCGGCGTGCCGTCGAGCACATCGATCGCATCGATCTCGATGCGGCCAGCCTCGATATCGAGCGCGACGAGTTTCGCGACATGCAGCCCGACCGGGTTCGGCCGGGCAGGCGAGCGCAGCGAGAAAACCCCTTTCGGTTCAGCGGCATGGCGCGGTTTCTGCACGATCAAATTGCGCGGCGCGTGATTGAGCCAGGACAGGATGACGATGTGGCTGGCGCGGTCGAGGTTTTGCAGCCCAGGGCGGAAAGGCTCGCCGACAAGGATGGTTGCCGTCCGTCCGTCCTCGCGGGCGGCGCGCATGTTCTTGGGGCATTCCTCACGGCTCGTCCAGGGCGAGACGATATGGCCGATGAAGACGACATGGCCGTCCGGCCGCATATCCGCCGGGTCGGTCTGCAGAAACTGCTCACCGTCACGTGTCTCGAACATCGTTTTCATCCCAGTCTTTTCCGCGAAGAACCGCATAGCCAAGCGGATCACGGCTGCGCCATTTTCTTGTCCGGAAGCGACATAGCGCTTGCCAAGATATCAAAATCCACATAAACATATCTTTATATCTTTCAACGAGAACGCGCCCATGCATGCTCCGCTCGACACCATGGTAGATACATTGAAGGCGGCGGCCGAATCCAGCCGGCTGCGCATCCTGGTGCTGTTGTCGCGCGGCGATCTCACCGTCTCCGACCTCACCGAGATCCTCGGCCAGTCGCAGCCGCGCGTCTCGCGCCATCTCAAGCTGTTGCTCGAGGCCGAGCTTATCGGCCGTTACCAGGAAGGGTCGTGGGCCTTCTTCAGGCTGTCGGATGCGGACAGCTCGCGCGACTTCGTGCAGCGGCTGGTCTCCAGCATAAGTGAGGCCGATCCGCAGGTGGTGCGCGATCTCGAGCGGCTGGCAGCCGTCAAGCGCAAGCGGCAGGACCGCGCCGCCGAATATTTCTCGGAAAATGCCGCAAGCTGGGACCGAATCCGCTCGCTGCACGTGCCGGACCGCGCGGTGGAAGCGGCATTGCTCAAGCTCGTCGGCAAACGGCCGTTCCAGTCGATGCTCGACCTCGGCACCGGCACGGGCAGGCTCTTGGAAATCTTCTCGCCGCTTTACCGGCGCGGCATCGGCATCGACATGTCGCGCGAGATGCTGACGGTGGCGCGCGCCAATCTCGACAAGGCCGGTGTGGCCAATGCGCAGGTGCGCCAGGGCGACATCTTCTCGCCGCCGGTCGAGCGCAACGCCTTCGATCTCGTCACCATCCATCAGGTGCTGCACTATCTTGACGATCCGGCGCGCGCCATCGGCGAGGCGGCGCGGCTGCTGCGCCCATCAGGTCGGCTGATCGTCGTCGATTTCGCGCCGCATGCGCTGGAATTCCTGCGCGACCAGCATGCGCATATGCGGCTCGGCTTTTCCGACCGCCAGATCGCGGAGTGGTTCGCGGAAGCAGGCCTCGATCTCGAGGACAGCCAGGAATTCGAGCCGCGCGCCGGGAATGAAGCAAGCCTTACCGTCAAGCTTTGGCTCGGCCGCGATCGCCGCCTGCTGATCGCCGATCCATCCAACGACACGCTGCCAGCAAGGGAAACAGCCTGATGAACCAGTTCCGCTTTTCCCGCCGCCCCGACATTGGCGACAAAGTCAGGGTTTCGTTCGAGTTCTTTCCACCGAAGAACGACGAGATGGAGGCAAGGCTCTGGGATACGGTCACCCGCTTGGAGCCGCTCAAGCCGAAATTCGTCTCGGTGACCTACGGCGCCGGCGGTTCGACCCGGGAGCGCACCGCGCGCACGGTGAAGCGCATCCTCAACGAGACGACGCTGACGCCGGCGGCGCACATGACCTGCGTCGATGCGGCCCGCCATCAGGTCGACGCCGTCATCCGGGAATTCACCGACTTTGGTGTCACCCGTTTCGTGGCCTTGCGCGGCGATCCGGCCGCCGGCGTGGGAACCGCTTACCGTCCGCATCCCGATGGCTATGCCAACGGCGCCGAGCTGGTCGGGGCGCTGAGGAGCGTCGGCGATTTCGACATCTCGGTCTCGGCCTATCCGGAAAAGCATCCGGAAAGCCCCGATTTCGCCACCGATATCGACATGCTGAAGCGCAAGGTCGACAATGGCGCGACGCGGGCGATCACCCAGTTCTTCTTCGACAACGATCTTTATGAGCGCTATGTCGAGCGGGCGCGCCGCGCCGGGATCTACATCCCGATCGTGCCGGGCATCCTGCCAGTGCATAATTTCACCCAGGTCGCCAATTTCTCGGCCCGTTGCGGCGCGCTGGTGCCGGCCTGGCTGGCGGAGCGCTTCGAGGGGCTCGAGAACGACCCGCAGACGCATGCGCTGGTGGCATCGGCGGTGGCGGCGGAGCAGGTGCTCGACCTGGTCGAGCGCGGCGTCGGCGATTTCCATTTCTATACGATGAACCGCGCCGATCTGGTATTTGCCATTTGTCACATGATCGGCATCCGCTCGCATGAGTCGGAGGCAGCCGGATCGGCGGCGGCCTGAACTTTATGTGGGCAGAATGAAATGCAAAAGGCCGGGAGAAAACCCGGCCTTTCGAATAGTTTTTGATTATCAGCTAATTTTGTTCGTTCCGCTCTGGCGGTTACGGAAGAACACCTATGATAAGGGCGCAGATGAATGCGAACGCTGCGCAAATCATCAATGCGTTGATTGGCCTCGTCAGTCCCATGTCATAGCCTCCTGTCAAGAGCTATGGCGGGAGTCTAGGGTCATTTGTGCCACAGGCAAGCGGAAAATATGCTGCAATGCGACGCGATTGTGGAATCCGCGACCCGCAATTTGCTGTTTAGCCGTTGAAACTCTTCGGCAAAAACCGGCTAAGAAGTTGTGAATAAATTATGGCGGCGCTGTGGCATGGTACCGCTACCATCGGCCGAACAAGCGCCCGTCTATGGTGATCAAGCCGAGTCCGATCAGCGCCATGCCGCCCATCTCGAACAGCTGGAGTCGTTCGCCGAGGAACAAAAAGCCGAGCAGCACGGCGCTGACCGGAACGATCAGCGTCACCAGCGAGGCGTTGGTGGCGCCGGCCGAGGCGACGAGGTTGAAATAGAGGATATAGGCGAAGGCGGTCGACAGCAGCGCCAGCGAAAACACCGCTGCCCAGACCGGCGGCGAGGCCGAAAACAGCCCGGCTGGACCATAGGCGATGAGCACCACCGGGATCATGAGGACGGTCGAGGCGGTCAGCTGGCCGGTGGCGATGACCGGCGACGGCACGCCCTTGAAGCGGCGCGCGATCATCAGCGCCACTGCATAAGACACGGAAGCGCCGATCAGCGCGAACTTGGCCCAGACCGGGCCGCCGAGCCCGGCAAGCAGGCCCGGACCGATCATCACCGCCGTGCCGGCGACGCCGAGCGCGATGCCGGCAAGCTTGTTCCAGGTGAGCTTCTCGTCGGTGGTCAGCGCATTGGCGAGGATCAGCGTCCAGAACGGCGTCGTCGCATTGAGCACGGACGCGACACCGGCGCCGAGCTCGGTCTGGCCGGCGAAGATCAGCGAGAAGGGCACGACGTTGTTGGTAAGCGCCAAAAGGAAGAACAGGCCGGCATGCGGCAAGGCGAGGCGGAAGGACGGGCCGCGCAGCCCGAGATAGAGCTGAAGCGCCGCCGCGGCGATCGCCACACGAAACAGCACCAGCGCCAGCGGGTGAATCTCGGAGACGGCGATGCGGGCGAAGAAGAACGAGCCGCCCCAGATCGCGCCGAGCAGCAGGAGTTGCGCCCAATCCCTTAATGTCATCGGTCCGCGCGTCGGCGCGGTGCCGGCGGTGATCGTCATGTCGTCAGCCCTCTCCCGGGGCCGATCGCAATTCGGCCCGTCAAACATCTCCAACCGATATCCGGTCTGGCGGCAAGGGCCACCCGAAACCTGACCGGTGGTTTAGCATTGCCGCGAAATGGTGCGGCCGGCCGCAAAGGAAGGCCAGACACAGAACTGTTTTCTTTGGCGGCTAGCTAGGATTAATTGTGCGCGCTTCAGATTGGGGATTCGTCCATGCAGCGATTCGAAAATGCCAGCGAGGCGGCGCTCGCCCTTCGCCCGGACGACCCTGTCTACTGCTTCCGCCCGCAAGTGCTGAAAGCCGATGCCCTGCAGTTCATGGGTATGTTTCCCGGCAAGACCGCCTATGCGGTGAAGACCAATGGCGAGCAGATCGTGCTCAGGACGCTGGTGGACGCCGGCGTCGGCGCCTTCGATGTTGCCTCGCCCGGCGAATTCGCCGCCGTGCGCGCCGTCTCCCCCGATGCCGAGATGCTCTACATGCATCCGGTCAAGGCGCAGTCCGACATCAAGCTGGCGCTGGAGAAATACGGCATCCGTGTCATTTCGCTCGACCATGAGGACGAGATCACCAAGCTGACGCGTGTGGTGCGGGCGCTCGACATCGATCCGGGCGCAATCAGTGTGTTCGTGCGCATCCAGACCAAGGGGCACGCGGCTTACGAATTGTCGAAGAAGTTCGGCGCCGGCCCCGCCAACGCGGTGGAGCTCGCCGAACGGCTCAACCGCACCGGCTACAGAGTGGGCCTGTGCTTTCATGTCGGCAGCCAGATCGAGGACCCGGACACCTATGAGCGCGCACTGGCATCGGCAGACTGGGTGCGCAACCGGCTGACCTTCGACATTGCGGGGCTCGATGTCGGCGGCGGCTTTCCGGCCGAATACGGCCACGATCCCAACCGCAAGCAGATCGAGATGCCTTCGCTTGGACAGCTGATGTCGCGGCTGGCGGGCGACCTCAAGGAATATCAGTTCGACGAGATGCCGCTGGTGGCCGAGCCGGGGCGGGTGATCGTGGCGCGCTGCCTGTCGCTGATCGTGCGCGTGCTGCTGCGCAAGGGCAAGCGGCTCTATATCAATGACGGCATCTGGGCGTCGCTGTCGGATTCATGGACCGGCAAGATCACGCTGCCGGCGCGCTTCATCCCCGACCCGGCAATCCGCACACGCAATGGCGACGAGAAGACGATCGTGCCGTTCAAGGTCTGCGGCGCGACCTGCGATTCCGTCGATATCCTGTCCAGGCCCTTCTGGCTGCCGGAAACGGTCGACACCGGAGACTGGATCGAGATCGGCCATATCGGCGCCTATTCGCTGTCGCTGCGGACCCGCTTCAACGGCTTCTATCCCGATACCTTCGTCGAGGTGACGACGCCGTTCGACGAAGGCGACGCGCCGGTGGGGTTTGCGAGTTTGGAGACGATGGCGGATTAGGGAATTGGTGAATAGTGAATAGTGAATAGTGAAAATCCACCTATATAAAGTGAAGTCAATCCGAGTTACCACTCACTACTCACTACTCACTACTCACTACTCACTACTCACTACTCACTATTCACTATTCACTATTCAACTTCGCCAGTAGCTCCGGCGTCGGCCAGCCATCGACCGGCATTCCAAGCCGCATCTGTTCCTTGCGGATCGCCTCGCGGGTGTTGGTGCCAAGAATGCCGTCGACGGTGCCGACATCGTAGCCTCTGGCTTCGAGCTTGGTCTGCAGCGTCTTCATCTGGTCGCTGCTAAGGCCCGGATCGGGGGTGCGCGGGTCGAATTGCGGCGCGCCGGCAAGCCGCGACGCAAGGGCGGCCGCGGTCAGCGCGTAGGTGAAGGACTGGTTCCACTCCAGATAGACGTCGAAATTGTCGTAGGTGAGGAAGGCAGGACCCTTGCGGCCCATCGGCAGGGCGAGGCCGGCCTTTAATCCGTTGTCGATGAGCGGATTGCCATTGGGTTCGGTAACACCCCATTGAGCCCATTGCGACAGCGGCAGCTTGTTGGTGCGGCCGGTCTGGTCCCAGGGCATGTCGTCGGGAACGCGCACTTCCTCGATCCAGGGCTGATCGCGCTTCCAGCCGCGCGACAGGATCTTGTTTGCCGTGGTCATGATGACGTCCGGCGCGCTGTTCCTGAGATCGACCTTGCCGTCGCCATCGCCGTCGACACCGTGGCCGAGGTAATCGGTCGGCAGGATCTGGGTCTGGCCGATCTCGCCGGCCCAGGCGCCCTCGACGTCGGGCGGCAGCACGCCGCGATCGATCAGGGTCAGCAACGGCACCAATTGCGGCCTGAAAAGCTGCGGGCGTCGGCAGTCATGCGAGAGCGTGACCAGCGCGTTCAGCGTATGGAAGTCGCCTTGCACGGCGCCGAAATCGGTTTCCAGGCCCCAGAAGGCGGCAATGACGGCCGGCTGCACGCCGAACTGCTGGTCGGCGCGGGCAAAGACGTCGGCATATTTCTTCAGATTGGCGGCGCCCTGCCTCAAGCGGTAGGCCGAGATCATGCGGTTCGAGAATTCAGTGAAGGTCTGGGTGAAGACACCCTGGGCGCGGTCGCGCGCCAGCGCCTTCTGATCGATAGTGGCGTCTTCCAGCGCGTCGAGGCCGACCGCGCCGACGCCGGCCGCCTTGGCTTCTGCCGCGACGCCCTGTTTCCAGGCCTCGAAATCGCCGCCACATTGCTGTGCCGCCGCCGGCCAGGCGAAAGCCCCTAGGATCAGCGCTGCCAAGATTTCAACGCGCAATCGCATCGTTTCCCTTTCGAGACCGGCGCATGGCGCCGCATGACCACGAACCG is drawn from Mesorhizobium sp. B1-1-8 and contains these coding sequences:
- a CDS encoding MOSC domain-containing protein, with protein sequence MQDTKTNPDLFPATEAPTDIVPARKITAKAAALYAAPFDHFETRPVEELRLGFDGIEGDFHAGATRRSGGREPWYPRGTEMRNERQLSLVAADELAIVAERMGLKQIKPEWIGANLLIEGVPQLSMLPAGSLLFFKGGVTIKVDAQNGPCRIAGRSIAENAGMADHEAGALLFPKAAKRLRGLVAWVEKPGTIKAGEEISVRVPEQWIYRG
- a CDS encoding alanine racemase, whose protein sequence is MQRFENASEAALALRPDDPVYCFRPQVLKADALQFMGMFPGKTAYAVKTNGEQIVLRTLVDAGVGAFDVASPGEFAAVRAVSPDAEMLYMHPVKAQSDIKLALEKYGIRVISLDHEDEITKLTRVVRALDIDPGAISVFVRIQTKGHAAYELSKKFGAGPANAVELAERLNRTGYRVGLCFHVGSQIEDPDTYERALASADWVRNRLTFDIAGLDVGGGFPAEYGHDPNRKQIEMPSLGQLMSRLAGDLKEYQFDEMPLVAEPGRVIVARCLSLIVRVLLRKGKRLYINDGIWASLSDSWTGKITLPARFIPDPAIRTRNGDEKTIVPFKVCGATCDSVDILSRPFWLPETVDTGDWIEIGHIGAYSLSLRTRFNGFYPDTFVEVTTPFDEGDAPVGFASLETMAD
- a CDS encoding methyltransferase family protein, coding for MQPASAIAALWLAWVVSWAAAAFWSDPAQKRAGVRAEFSYRILWLAGTILLFVPAHGYVGRLRLWMPTLAEAWICVALIAVGIAFAWWARLHLGRLWSGTITAKADHRVVDTGPYGLVRHPIYTGLLLSILATMAAKGTVWGIAGAALLLIGIVVKAKLEENFLRGELGTAYDDYARRVPMLVPFAPA
- a CDS encoding aminotransferase class IV codes for the protein MSQNAAARPPGSPPLLSDRHVDPHAYPSGVAFLDGQYLPMSQAKISVLDWGFLHSDATYDTVHVWDGRFFRLDLHLDRFFGGLERLRMSIPFDREHVAEILHDCVALSGHRAAYVEMLCTRGASPTFSRDPRQSINRFMAFAVPFGSVANAEQLRRGLHVAISDKVRIPPASIDPSIKNYHWLDLVRGLYDAYDRGAETALVLDFNGNVAEGPGFNVFCVKDGRLSTPAVGVLPGITRRTVFDLCAEAGLAAIAADVSVAALKAADEVFITSTAGGIMPVTTVDGMPVADGKVGTITDRLMRLYWQKHEDPAWSSAVRYS
- a CDS encoding lytic murein transglycosylase, which encodes MRLRVEILAALILGAFAWPAAAQQCGGDFEAWKQGVAAEAKAAGVGAVGLDALEDATIDQKALARDRAQGVFTQTFTEFSNRMISAYRLRQGAANLKKYADVFARADQQFGVQPAVIAAFWGLETDFGAVQGDFHTLNALVTLSHDCRRPQLFRPQLVPLLTLIDRGVLPPDVEGAWAGEIGQTQILPTDYLGHGVDGDGDGKVDLRNSAPDVIMTTANKILSRGWKRDQPWIEEVRVPDDMPWDQTGRTNKLPLSQWAQWGVTEPNGNPLIDNGLKAGLALPMGRKGPAFLTYDNFDVYLEWNQSFTYALTAAALASRLAGAPQFDPRTPDPGLSSDQMKTLQTKLEARGYDVGTVDGILGTNTREAIRKEQMRLGMPVDGWPTPELLAKLNSE
- the tsaA gene encoding tRNA (N6-threonylcarbamoyladenosine(37)-N6)-methyltransferase TrmO, whose translation is MFETRDGEQFLQTDPADMRPDGHVVFIGHIVSPWTSREECPKNMRAAREDGRTATILVGEPFRPGLQNLDRASHIVILSWLNHAPRNLIVQKPRHAAEPKGVFSLRSPARPNPVGLHVAKLVALDIEAGRIEIDAIDVLDGTPVIDVKPYYASTDAFPDATIAGRDEK
- a CDS encoding ArsR/SmtB family transcription factor, with amino-acid sequence MHAPLDTMVDTLKAAAESSRLRILVLLSRGDLTVSDLTEILGQSQPRVSRHLKLLLEAELIGRYQEGSWAFFRLSDADSSRDFVQRLVSSISEADPQVVRDLERLAAVKRKRQDRAAEYFSENAASWDRIRSLHVPDRAVEAALLKLVGKRPFQSMLDLGTGTGRLLEIFSPLYRRGIGIDMSREMLTVARANLDKAGVANAQVRQGDIFSPPVERNAFDLVTIHQVLHYLDDPARAIGEAARLLRPSGRLIVVDFAPHALEFLRDQHAHMRLGFSDRQIAEWFAEAGLDLEDSQEFEPRAGNEASLTVKLWLGRDRRLLIADPSNDTLPARETA
- a CDS encoding SDR family oxidoreductase is translated as MTDKVWFITGSSKGFGRVWAEAALARGDRVAATARDAGTLADLVEKYGDKIAALKLDVTDKQAVEAAIAEAHKRFGRLDVVINNAGYGHFGAIEEVSEREARDQIETNVFGALWVTQAALPIMRAQHSGHIIQISSIGGVNAFASLGLYHASKWALEAFSQSLSLEVAEFGIHVTLVEPGGFSTDWAGPSAKVSKQIEAYAPARAAMAERRSRAVAGDPEATGPAMLAIVDAAEPPLRVFFGDGGLPMIKQEYANRIATWEKWDDVSVKAQGANKNRKAA
- a CDS encoding DMT family transporter, whose product is MTITAGTAPTRGPMTLRDWAQLLLLGAIWGGSFFFARIAVSEIHPLALVLFRVAIAAAALQLYLGLRGPSFRLALPHAGLFFLLALTNNVVPFSLIFAGQTELGAGVASVLNATTPFWTLILANALTTDEKLTWNKLAGIALGVAGTAVMIGPGLLAGLGGPVWAKFALIGASVSYAVALMIARRFKGVPSPVIATGQLTASTVLMIPVVLIAYGPAGLFSASPPVWAAVFSLALLSTAFAYILYFNLVASAGATNASLVTLIVPVSAVLLGFLFLGERLQLFEMGGMALIGLGLITIDGRLFGRW
- a CDS encoding DUF2293 domain-containing protein produces the protein MSAPTGRRRAIAKALTALLPLAPYADMEKIRADAGSVHMKSLPPSIAVWLATIAHVRHAHTDYEKLLAEGYDRDSARFFVIGRTNEVLTRWRATRLLQEHDEEE
- the metF gene encoding methylenetetrahydrofolate reductase [NAD(P)H]: MNQFRFSRRPDIGDKVRVSFEFFPPKNDEMEARLWDTVTRLEPLKPKFVSVTYGAGGSTRERTARTVKRILNETTLTPAAHMTCVDAARHQVDAVIREFTDFGVTRFVALRGDPAAGVGTAYRPHPDGYANGAELVGALRSVGDFDISVSAYPEKHPESPDFATDIDMLKRKVDNGATRAITQFFFDNDLYERYVERARRAGIYIPIVPGILPVHNFTQVANFSARCGALVPAWLAERFEGLENDPQTHALVASAVAAEQVLDLVERGVGDFHFYTMNRADLVFAICHMIGIRSHESEAAGSAAA